Within the Macrobrachium rosenbergii isolate ZJJX-2024 chromosome 17, ASM4041242v1, whole genome shotgun sequence genome, the region ctcttcaacatccatgggcgggaagactggatatctgtcaacaggttaaagccagccttcctaatggacagtGGAACTCAGGAGGAAACTGGAAGgtgtcccagaattcctccacaaaacaaggcctCGGATGAAGTGATTGGCATCCCAAAACGTAGCTGAGGATGTCCCAAGGGCTGCACTAAGGATGTCATCCGCTCGGCAAAACTGCCGGACGGTTCAGCAGTCAAAGCCGCCCCATAACTGCAGGTATCAAAAACTCGGGGTCAGCTCCTACTCCCAAAAGATACCATGATTGACATTCAACAGGTCTTCCagtcattatttcaaaataattgtcttgggggggagtacttgtaaaacCGTCAGATGTCTTCTTTTCCCATTAATCAcaatcatgtatcgcatctatcaacacagcgagaatctcatgtgtatatttgtatgtagaatatcctggccttttcgccaatatatattttatcactttatgtacattatgtctcttattactatttgattgactgttaacaaacacaaattgctctcactcagcatgCGGGCCACGGCAATCGAAGGTCGGGCACTTCATTTCCATCTGCACGCTGCTATGCATAActttgcccaggtaaataaatcagtcagtacccAGTTTTGTCTCTTTGACGTCACAGCTTCTAATCAGGCACATTAAGCTACTGAGAAAAATGCCTCGCACCTTCCCATTAAAGTGCACACTGTCGCCTGCTTTACCATAGCAGCACATGTTCGCATTCATAGAAATGTGCCTAACACCATAATTCTTGAGTCTGCTACAATACTTGCGAATTCAGGCGTTCAAATTTTGTACTTATACGTTGTAAATCTCAGATGTAATATTTGAGAAGATTATGAGCAGGGTAGTCTTGCAACTCAGCACTGCAGAATGCCAATGTTCGAGTAAAAGCCCTTATTCTTTTTGCCAAGATCTTTAGTCTATCACAAATGGGTTTTCAGTTGTGCACTGTTATATCATTGCTGCCTGTATACAGAACAACGAAATCATAATTAAGCATCCAAAATTCTGCATCCTTAAAGTGCATTGTGAGGCCATCTGGTGTCCTAAAGATCTCCACAACAACTCCTTCCATTACTGGTAGGACAGGAGGCAGTTGTGAATGCCCTATTAAAGCCACTCAGAATGGCATAGCCTACCACGTGTGTCCTCCTGGCTCATTGTCTGTGTATCCACCATCAAAGGACCAAATGTCGATAATTTCTCGCAACAACAGCTCAATTTATGGGTCTTGCCCAATGTTCTGGGTCTGATACACAGTCCAAAAAAGACACCGACTCCAAACCAGCACAAACAGGTGGGGCTACACAAACACAAGTACATTTtctaagttttattacaaaaattaaattaaatcacaCAAAAAACATACTAAGCTACTTAAGTTTACGTTAATCTCAAAGCTATTTAAATTTACGTTAACCTTAATCAAGAAACAAAGGCGAATTCTGGACCACATGCAGGCCGGCAATCAAGATTCAGAAATTATCTAAATTCTGACACAATTCACTAACATCACAACTTAATCGAGCCTGTGGGTGTAGGGTAACTTACTGGACATGTTACATGTCGATGGAAAGCAACGATTGGCCTTGATTAAGATGGATAAAAATGATGATACCAATACCTGTTGTTGCAAGCAAGATATAGCCAGTGTCCGGCCTTCTAATTAAGAACACACCTGCTACAAGTTTGACGTCTGTCAGCGCTAAGGGAAGATTGAGCTGCAGTGTTGCTACACGCGTTCTTTCCAGAGATTTCCAAATTCCCAAATTTACAATCACACCACTATAAGCACGTTTCTCAGATCCAAAACTCTAGTTAATTAAAAGTGCAACCTACAGTACACTTTTCATGACTAAAGCACatgtaacaaacaaaataataattgaacTTTTCAAATCAGGCCCATTTTGAGATAgatgcgaaataatgagcagggagacaagtactgctgatttattgataaaaaatagttgcttataaagcgggatgagGATGTCTGTCTGCGTAgtgcgcagagaccgctggtacaaagatttacaggtgacctgaggtcaaactagttccttaaaaacaggacaggtttatacagagaacatagtgattaACAACATCTGACATATGAAATGAATATCttgttacatgtacataataaatgattgcttggaaagacaatatatacatagtttataattgtgatgataaatatatattccgctcgaccttaggtcgcaaaaaggcaccgcagaaaacgggatgttctccacagagaacatGTTGAGTGGGGCAATGAAGGgggcctctctttcttgatgtcaactggagagggtggtcgccttgcCCGATGTCCTCTTTAGTGGTTTGTTGTGgtatatttttgttaggtttctGGATTTTCTGGGGACCCCCTCACCTCCTTCCTGAGACtggggttgtttgaggggctgctgtatcctgcaggagatcttggggtcctCCTTCATTGCCtccctccaggaatgcgggtttgagacgatctgttgacacccagtcttcctgcccatggatggatattcggaatgccttcttgttcctttccaggactaggaaaggtcccctgtagggtctagtcaagggtgggcatacggcgtcgtccctgacaaagacgtgggtggaggaggacatctcagggggcatgaagggggacgtcctgtcggtgaatgtcctctggcagggggcgaaTTTTCCAACCCTGTCTCAGAGCCTTTGTattcctatgtcgtccctgttctctgtaacgagttcccctgggactaccagagtctccccgtagactttttctgctgaggagggttGCCGTTGGCCCTGGgagcggttctcaacccgaggaggacccagggtagctggtacttccagttttcagcagaacaacgagccatgagggatgccttcagagaTCTGTGTaatctttccaccattccgttagCTGCAGGGTtttaggtggtggtgctgtggtgagtggtccccattagacatgccagggtggtccacagctcggacaagAAAGCAGGCTCCCTGTCTGTTGTTCTGTCATCCGGGACACCGagccggctgatccagctggagaggagggcttccgcgcatgcactggaggtggcctCTTCcgtgggcgtagcttcgggccatctggtggagcggtcgatgattgtcagtaggtatctggctcctcctgatgggggaagtgGTCCTACTacatcgacgtggatgtgcccaaaacttctctttggctgggggaattcgccCACTCCTGATTCAGTGTGCCGCCCAactttacttgtctgacactgcatacattgtcttgcccaggccgtcgcgtcctttTGTATGCCGTACCTGACGAACTTCTCagtcagcagtctggctgttgtccttctggaggggtgggataggccatgGATGATGTCGAAAGCTAACCGTCGTTTGGAGGCAggtaccagggggcgggggcaTCTGGTACTGAtgtcgctcagtaatgttgatccttttgagccgaagggcacgtccttccacttcagcgacgtaaTGGCTGTATGGTAGGCTGgtgtctcagggtcagcagcttgtttgcGGGTGAGGTCCCCGTAATCGAATCTGAGCTGTACGGAATCGATCTCGATCCTTGAGagggcatcggctactgggttcttcctgctggggaggtacctgatggtgcaggtgaactctgcgatagctgcgaggtgccactgctgcctagaggaccatgcgtcgcccggcttcgtgaaggcgtggaccagcagctggtggtcagtccatattgtgaagggcgtccccttcaggaggaacttgaagtgccgtaccgccTGGCATGCTGCGAGGAGTTCTcagttgaaggtgctgtagcgggactcggcggggtttagcctcctactgaagaaggcgattGGCTGAGGGGTGCCTCTGATGATCTGTTCCAGCACTGCCCCGcaggtgacgttgctggcatctgtcgtcagttggaggggagcgctggggtcctggtgggccaaagttGTTACTTTGGCTAGGGAGGCCTTCGTCAGggggaaagccttctgctggtcgggggcCCACACTAAAGTCTTTGGTCGTCCCTTCAGggcctccgtcaggggggccatggtgtgagcaatccccgggatgaatcttctgtagtagttgatcatcccgaggaattcttgtacacccctgatggaggtaggggtggggaacttctcgacagcTTCGACCTTCAACGACATCTGGCGGACACCCTCCAGGGacatcttgtggcccaggaactccaccttctcgacgccaAAGGTGcgtttgtcaaacctgacgacgaggccattctcctgtaggccctgcaggaccttccggatgtgttgcTGGTGTTCCTCCCGGGACCTAGAAAAGATCAGGATATCGTCgacatagcagacacagaagtccaggtcacccaggatgctgtccatcaacctctggaaggtcacgCCCAAGTTCCTCAGGCCAaaagtggagaaggcgaagacgtaggacccgaagggtgtgACGATGGCAgtcttggggatgtcctccggaactactgggacctgaaaataagattttagtaggtccattttggagaatatcctggctcCATGGAAAGAGgctgtcaggtcctgcatgttcggcagggggtagtggtccggttctgttgccaggttcagccgcctgtagtcgctgcagggcctccaggtgccgtctgctttctgcaccatgtgaagaggggaagcccacgggctgggagcctttttgcatatgcccatccgttccatttctgcgaaggcctttttggcctcctgaaggcactgcggGGGAAGTCATCGGAACTTCGTGTGCGTTGGGGGGCCCTTCattttaatatagtggtatgccccgtgtttggcaggaatcccgggcatctggcggagcttgggtttgaagacctccgggaactccttcaggaggtaaccatactggtggggcgcgatggaacagatggcgggctccctggggcctggtgACAAGGGCAGGGATTGGCAGGTCTGGGTGTCTAGCAGGTGTTTGCggccgacgtcaactgccagacTGAAGTAGGTGAGGAAGTCTGCCTCTAGGAGTGGAGTCCTGATGTccgcgatgatgaactcccagttgtacctccggccaaggaagGAGATCGAcaggtgctgtaggagaggatgggggacccatttgcAGCCGTCAGGGAGGTAGTTGGGTCTGACGGTCGTCTGAGGTCCTCTCCTGAGTGTGGAAACACCaaacgcatggctccagtgtcgaccaacattaTCCTGCCAGAGATCGCCTTgcggacgtagaaccctactAGTAAGGGGCCCGTGGGTACTTCTGCTGTTGCTGCCACAGCGGCCTCTGGGGTTGGCTGTCGCCTCCTCCGTTTTTCTGAAGGAAAGAAAGGTCAGGGGGCTTTGCACTTCCGggcagctctcccgaacctccggtggaagtagcatagcccaggcccttccttcttctgctggtgggacgaccTTTTATGTTCAATGGAGATGACGGGCTCCGTGGTGAGGCCCACTGGCAGGAGCCAGTTGGCGGAGTGTGCAGGCGTGGTCACCCGCTTGGCCGCCTtagtggagtccgtcagctgctgcgccaatCTGATTAGGTCCTCAACTGGCAGGGTGTATGCGTCCGTGATTTGTCCTtggacctccggcagtagctgctgcaggaagatctccctcgacagactgatttACTTGCGCCTGCCACTGCTATCAGtctcaaggaggaggaggaggaggtcctggagggcatgccataCTTCTAAGAGGTTTCCcccctgccgggggttgagggcgaggtcgaagGCGCAggcagctctctcagagaccggcagggagcaggtctcgacgagagtaaatttcagttcttggaaggtagCGGGGACCATCGTCGTCATCAACCATGGGGCGATCTTTATAAGTTTCCTCTGGGAGGGTGTTAATGGCAATGCccgccttcaacaccttgtcAGGCCTgttattctgaattgcccctcgaccctgttgAACCAAGATGctgcgttctccctggtgaatggcagcagccttatgttaagaGCCGTCTTTGGTTGGTCAGGAGACATCGCCTGGGGTGGTggtaccggtgtggaggtgcACGCGGGAGGGgcttgcgagagggaggtgtctgcctctgagaggttcgcggtaatttgtacgcAGTTGGGAATATCTCCGTCCATGCTCTCTTCGTGCTCTCACTTGGAGTTCTCTGGGAACACTCACaccaatacacgctgggggagcaTGCCGTGCGGGTCCACTAATGACATTGGGaacctgccgacgagggtcggttaaCACCCGGACACTTTGTTAgagcgctgtagttagtccgttaggggcgtggcttaggttcatcgggccaaggCTTAGTCactgtttgggtccgttaatggcttccgagAACCACTCTGGgtgtcaccactgtgagagaggtgcgaaataatgagcagggagacatgtactgctgatttattgataaaaaaaatgtttataaagcgggatgcagaTGTCTGCGTAGTGCGCAGAgactgctggtacaaagatttacaggtgacctgaggtcaaactagttccttaaaaacaggacagatttatacagagaacatagtgataaacaatgcctgacatatgaaataaatatcttgttacttgtacataataagtgattgcttggaaagacaatatatacatagtgtataattgtgatgataaatatatattccgctcgaccttaggtcatggaaaggcaccacagaaaacaggAAGTTCTCCACAGAGAATGCATTGAGGGGAACTTTACACCATCACGTAATTCTCCACATCAGTCCAGCTAGAGACGTAATATTACACTCGCTAATTCCACTGATATTTTAAACCGACTAAATAGGAGGTTTATGTTGGCAAAgtccctgcagaagattttgttgACACTACAGGTCATTGTGCCCCTTTCTCTCACAGAGAGAATGGGAACCAGAGTTGAAGCAAGCTCAAAAAGCTTACTGCGAGATGAGACGAAGAGAACCTCAAGTCTAAGGGAGTAGCACCCAGCACCAACACTGCCCAATAGATCTACCTCCGTTGGCGATTGAGACTCCCCACCCAAACCTGAAGggaaatgcacagagagagagagagagacttaataagCCTTCTAACGTGGGGCAGACACCCCCCTCCCTCTAAACTCGCAGGCTCAGTCAAAGTGGAGGTGAGATTCAGGAAGAACAATGTAGAACGTGAAGAAGTGAAGTTGAGGGCCTCTATCCTCCGTCCACAATGTCAAGAACTCGCCTTGTCTGCAGTTGTTGAGAATCACAAAGACTAAGTCGCAGTAATCAGAGGAATAAGGCTACATAGCCTACTTCTTCCAATGAACACAAAGGAAGGCTGTGGTAGCAGGATTGCCTAACTAAGGTAAATCGCTCTTATCACAAAACTTCCAGGTGGCAAAGGCTATTGTACTTGAAATTTGAATGTTATGTTAATAAGTATATCGGAGAACGATACAGTTGTTGTGCAACTACCAGAAGCTTTTTTTATCTGTCCAATGAAAACAAGTATTCAATTCCTTGCATGAATGTGTATTTCACTGATCTGTTTGAGTAATCATAATACGAGCAAATAACCaaaacccccccccaaaaaaggaaaaagaatatttaagttTAAATATCAAAGGTTCGAACAGCAAAAATCGGGCAGAGAGTCCTGAGAGATGCCTAACTCAACAGCGGTCAGAAGCAATGTTGAGTGCAAACTGTCAGGTGGGCAGGGCTTCTTCCTGCCTGATGGTATTTAACTACCTTGTCAGTAAGTTTGAATGGAACATCCAGCTCGAGTTCGCAAGCTTATCCTAATGTAAAGggtgaaggtttgtatttgtgtaggaacacaGTAATGTGTTTGtatagaaacatttttttataaaaaattatacgtAGATAAAGAAGGATTGTGATATATTGCcgagtttaaatttttttaatttgctatGTATAGTTATAAAATCTTTGACAAAGTTAATTTTACACACTAACTGATCAATCCTCAACTGCTACATGAGTTATCAAATGATGATAAAAGCCTGTTAAGAATTTGTAGCAAACATGTGCTGTAATCTTTACTTCAGCGACCCAATAAAAAtcctgaaaacatttttaactatattttaaaGTAATCTTCAAAGTTttgacaatattattttaaactttgaatttattaatacagttttttttcttacagcagTTCAAATGGCACAGCAGAACCTCTACCATACACACCACCTCCCCATTACAAACCAAATCGCCGAAACATGCTAATTTCTCCACCGATATCAGCAACCATTCACAGAGGCTCTGATAATCCACTAAGACCACCAACAGAAAATTCAGCAAAGTCAACGTCAAGATCAACATCATTGCGTATACCACGACCTTCTTATGCACATATGAGTCTACAGGATTTAGAAGTTAACAGGGTTATAGCTGAGTGTGCTGCATATACTAAAACAACAGTACCTGGATTACTGGTTACCTCTGCAGATTCTGCAGGTAATGAATGTCATGATTATGACTTGCTGATACCCCCATTAAGGTCATCCCCTTTAAGTACATCTCTCCATACACCTGTTCCTTCGTCAGCCTCTTCGCCTCTTGGTCGAGATGCTCCTGATGTTTGGTcaataagaagagaaaatggagggCCTAATATTGCTATTGAGGCACTAATTGAACAAGTACCATCTAACCATTCTACACGGCCAGGGTCACCAACACTGACATCTTCTGCACATCATGCCTCAAATCATTCCTTGGCTGGCAGTAGCAGTGGAAGCCGAGCTTGGCCTCGTCAAGAATCTAACTCCTCTGTGGGTGGCTTGTTATCTGTTTCAAGTGAAGATGAGGAGCCTACtatcaaatattataataaacaaagaCCTCAGAGGTCTTTAGGTAAAACATTAGTTGTTTATAACACCCTTTCTGGAGATGCATTACTAGAGCAGAGtaaaattgcaagaaaaatggCTCTCATGAATAAAGGAGGTTTTGGTCCAAAACGTCAAGAAGTAACTACTGTTTTCACAGATCCTATATCTGGCCAAGCAGTTGATGGTGATATGCTTGGTTTGAACTACAGACCAATCCCTCCTGACACTTCAGATGCTGACAACAGGGTTCCAATTCCTATTGTTTTTGCTTTCCTCGTATCCTACTTGGGCATCGGTGCATTACTATTCTATTGGTTAGAAGGATGGACACTAACAGATGCTTGCTACTTTTGCTTTATCACCCTATCTACGATTGGTTTTGGCGACTTCGTTCCAGCTAAGTCTTTGGGCTTTGAAACTCAAGAGGCAAAAGTCAAACTAGTCACAGgatctttatatcttttatttggtttagcAGTTCTTGCCATGTCTTTCAATTTGGTACAAGAGGAGGTTGTACTGAAGTGTAAATCATTTGCACACTGGATAGGCCTAATGAAAGATTAGCCTCAGGTGGGAAGGAAAAGTTCTTACTCATGACTTCTTATACTTTGAAAAGCATGAAAATGGCTTTGCAttcttcacaaaatatttaaacatctCAAAACCATATTGTATGACAAAACAGAcgtacaaatattttattt harbors:
- the LOC136847885 gene encoding uncharacterized protein isoform X1, with the protein product MGKCSWDGFIGSVKLVITFAFSHVGLCAVVAGYSIAGAFLFRELEQRHIVQHYDPLTKRNGCLSDIYNITERTGGLLDTSHWRSILNSTIWQDEMTELLEKFERELKEAVEAQLYDQGPDDQRERWNIIGSLFYCFTVITTIGYGHVSPQTLEGKMVTILYAILGIPLMLLCLSNIGDSMATSFRFMYRRVCCACCKKNEEEESANVSRNLQAPSSSNGTAEPLPYTPPPHYKPNRRNMLISPPISATIHRGSDNPLRPPTENSAKSTSRSTSLRIPRPSYAHMSLQDLEVNRVIAECAAYTKTTVPGLLVTSADSAGNECHDYDLLIPPLRSSPLSTSLHTPVPSSASSPLGRDAPDVWSIRRENGGPNIAIEALIEQVPSNHSTRPGSPTLTSSAHHASNHSLAGSSSGSRAWPRQESNSSVGGLLSVSSEDEEPTIKYYNKQRPQRSLGKTLVVYNTLSGDALLEQSKIARKMALMNKGGFGPKRQEVTTVFTDPISGQAVDGDMLGLNYRPIPPDTSDADNRVPIPIVFAFLVSYLGIGALLFYWLEGWTLTDACYFCFITLSTIGFGDFVPAKSLGFETQEAKVKLVTGSLYLLFGLAVLAMSFNLVQEEVVLKCKSFAHWIGLMKD
- the LOC136847885 gene encoding uncharacterized protein isoform X2 → MGKCSWDGFIGSVKLVITFAFSHVGLCAVVAGYSIAGAFLFRELEQRHIVQHYDPLTKRNGCLSDIYNITERTGGLLDTSHWRSILNSTIWQDEMTELLEKFERELKEAVEAQLYDQGPDDQRERWNIIGSLFYCFTVITTIGYGHVSPQTLEGKMVTILYAILGIPLMLLCLSNIGDSMATSFRFMYRRVCCACCKKNEEEESANVSRNLQAPSSNGTAEPLPYTPPPHYKPNRRNMLISPPISATIHRGSDNPLRPPTENSAKSTSRSTSLRIPRPSYAHMSLQDLEVNRVIAECAAYTKTTVPGLLVTSADSAGNECHDYDLLIPPLRSSPLSTSLHTPVPSSASSPLGRDAPDVWSIRRENGGPNIAIEALIEQVPSNHSTRPGSPTLTSSAHHASNHSLAGSSSGSRAWPRQESNSSVGGLLSVSSEDEEPTIKYYNKQRPQRSLGKTLVVYNTLSGDALLEQSKIARKMALMNKGGFGPKRQEVTTVFTDPISGQAVDGDMLGLNYRPIPPDTSDADNRVPIPIVFAFLVSYLGIGALLFYWLEGWTLTDACYFCFITLSTIGFGDFVPAKSLGFETQEAKVKLVTGSLYLLFGLAVLAMSFNLVQEEVVLKCKSFAHWIGLMKD